The Pseudoalteromonas rubra region CTTTCCATAAGCATGTCAATTGCATCAGTTAGCTGGATCTCGCCTCCGGCTCCCAATGGCGTACGCTCAAGCAAAGGCCAGATATTACGTGATAATACATAGCGACCCACAACGGCAAGGTTGGAAGGCGCTTTATCAACAGGCGGCTTCTCGACCATGTGATTGATTGGTGCACTTTCGCCAGGCTTTAGCTCAACGCCCTGGATGTCTGCAATACCGTACTTGTTGACGTCTTGTTGAGGAACCGGCTCAAGCATAATTTGACTTAGCTTAGTGTCTAAGAAACGTTTAACCATAGCCGCCAGGTTCTCATTACTTTGATCTGCCGTATACTCATCCAGGATCACATCAGGTAAGACAACCACGAAATCGTCATCACCAACAATAGGCTTTGCGCACAAGACCGCATGACCAAGCCCTTTTGCTTCGCCCTGCCTAACATGCATGATAGTAACGCCTTCAGGACAAATTGAACGAACCTCTTCCAGCAGAGTACGCTTAACCCGCATTTCCAGTGTTGCTTCCAGTTCAAAACTGGTATCAAAGTGGTTCTCAATCGCATTCTTTGACGAATGGGTCACCAAGACGATTTCGGAAATGCCCGCAGCTGCGCACTCTTTCACTATATATTGAATAAGAGGTTTATCGACTAAAGGCAACATTTCCTTGGGGATAGCCTTCGTCATAGGCAACATCCGCGTACCAAGTCCAGCTACAGGAATTACAGCTTTCATAGTTCATCCATTATTACATAAAATGGCGGAAGAATTTCTCACCATAAGAATAGTTGTGTGACAGAGTATTTTAATCGAATCCGCTGGCAGTGCAAGTTTAATAATATCCCTTTTATAGCTGTGGAAATAAAAAATGCCCGCTCACTCTAAAAGTGTCGGGCATTTCTAAATACTTTAATATTTTCAGACGCTAAGTCCGATAGAGTTCTTACAGACCAGCACGCTTTTTAATAGCTGCGATCAAAGCTGAACCACCATGGCCGTTGCTCTCAGCCCAGGCGATGTCAGCGCCATCTTCCAATGCACTTTTAGGTAAGCTTTTAACGATAAACTCGCCCGCATCCACCGCGTTGTTAGCGATTGCATGGCGCAGCATGTTATTACCATTACACTGAACTGAATCGTACACGTTACGGATTTTAACCCGTGAGCTCTTTAGCGTGCTGCGGATACGTCTTTTATCGTCAGCCGCAATATATTCACACAAAGACACTGCTAACTGATCGTTCGCTTTGCTCGCAAAACTTACGGTTAATGCCGAAACGCCAAGACTCACACCAATAACTAAAGGAATTACTTTCATCACCAATCACCTAGTACTTTTTTCGTAAGAACAAACGCTCAATATTGTATCAACCAATACAATTGTTAGCAACAAAGTTATATTCCTTTATTTAGAGTTACGAACTTATAACTATACAAATTTTTCTCATCTGCTTCATATGTTTCGCTTGCAATTTCTTGCCACTCACCGGCCTGAGAGTGGTCAGGAAAGCGCGTGTCGCCAGAAACATCCAAGTCGATGTATGTTAAATAAAGCCGATTACTTAAGGGTAGAAACTGTTCATAAATATTTCCACCTCCAATGATCATAACTTCCTCACACCCGTCAACTAAAGCCAACGCATCTTGCGGTGATGAAACTACCTCAATGCCCTCAGCACGGTAATTTTGGTTTCGACTGATCACAATATTTCGTCTGCCAGGAAGAGGACGACCAATAGATTCGAATGTTTTGCGCCCCATAACCACAGGTTTATTCAAGGTGACGGCTTTAAAATGTTTCAAGTCGGCCGGTAAATGCCAGGGCATAGCGTTATCATCGCCGATGATACGTCCGTTTGCCATCGCTGCAATCATTGATATTATCACAATACACTCCACTCATACTTTTATACTAAAAAAGGGCCAAAGGCCCTTTTTGTATCAACCCGCTTAGTGAGACGCTAAGACGGATCGCGCTTATCTTTCGTAGACGACTTCTACGTCGTAATCATCTTCGTCCCAGTCATCCCAGTCATCATCGTTATCCTGAGTTGCCTGACGGTGGTAGGTATCCCATTTGAACTCGACTTCTTCCTGCTCTTGCTCTTCGAACTTATCGCGTGGCATGCTATCCAGCAGGCCTTGAATGTCGTAGCACAACTGCTGTGTATTAAACTTATTGGCAGCAGAGATACGATACACCTGTTCAGCATCCAGCTCTTCGGCAATACGCTGACAAACCTCTTCTAACTCATCCTCTGCTAGCAGGTCTATTTTATTCAACACCAGCCAACGCGGCTTGTTGGCAAGTTTTGGGCTGTACTGATGCAGCTCATTGATGATTGCGAACGCATTATCCACTGGGTCTGTGCCATCAACTGGCATGACATCGACAACGTGCAGCAATACA contains the following coding sequences:
- the galU gene encoding UTP--glucose-1-phosphate uridylyltransferase GalU — translated: MKAVIPVAGLGTRMLPMTKAIPKEMLPLVDKPLIQYIVKECAAAGISEIVLVTHSSKNAIENHFDTSFELEATLEMRVKRTLLEEVRSICPEGVTIMHVRQGEAKGLGHAVLCAKPIVGDDDFVVVLPDVILDEYTADQSNENLAAMVKRFLDTKLSQIMLEPVPQQDVNKYGIADIQGVELKPGESAPINHMVEKPPVDKAPSNLAVVGRYVLSRNIWPLLERTPLGAGGEIQLTDAIDMLMESETVEAFHMSGRAHDCGDKLGYLKAIVQYAMRDEKLGEDFSEFVKAL
- a CDS encoding DUF3718 domain-containing protein; the protein is MKVIPLVIGVSLGVSALTVSFASKANDQLAVSLCEYIAADDKRRIRSTLKSSRVKIRNVYDSVQCNGNNMLRHAIANNAVDAGEFIVKSLPKSALEDGADIAWAESNGHGGSALIAAIKKRAGL
- the folA gene encoding type 3 dihydrofolate reductase is translated as MIISMIAAMANGRIIGDDNAMPWHLPADLKHFKAVTLNKPVVMGRKTFESIGRPLPGRRNIVISRNQNYRAEGIEVVSSPQDALALVDGCEEVMIIGGGNIYEQFLPLSNRLYLTYIDLDVSGDTRFPDHSQAGEWQEIASETYEADEKNLYSYKFVTLNKGI